One part of the Lapillicoccus jejuensis genome encodes these proteins:
- a CDS encoding MOSC domain-containing protein, translating into MQVTALRVYPVKSFGGLEVDAADVEPQGLAGDRRWCVVDEAGTVVTARECHGLLRLTAEVVDEDTIRVTDRADGASILVDTPLGLPPVPVSVSRMPFAAPADADVGDWLTERVGRRLRLVWQEDPSSRPVSGAHGGHPGDVVSLADTGPLLLASETSMDRLNAWVAEGADVPDPADLDPEDLSDTSAAPTLEPLDILRFRPNVVVDGDEPFAEDGWPTVRIGDVDFRTTELCDRCVMTTIDPVTLAGGKEPIRTLARHRRWDGRTWFGTRLLPLTTGTLHVGDAVVPGR; encoded by the coding sequence ATGCAGGTGACCGCGCTGCGGGTGTACCCCGTGAAGTCCTTCGGCGGCCTCGAGGTCGACGCCGCCGACGTGGAGCCGCAGGGCCTGGCCGGCGACCGGCGGTGGTGCGTCGTCGACGAGGCGGGCACCGTCGTCACCGCCCGCGAGTGCCACGGGCTGCTGCGCCTCACCGCCGAGGTCGTTGACGAGGACACGATCCGGGTGACCGACCGGGCCGACGGCGCGAGCATCCTCGTCGACACCCCGCTCGGGCTCCCGCCGGTCCCCGTGTCCGTCTCGCGGATGCCCTTCGCCGCACCCGCCGACGCCGACGTGGGCGACTGGCTGACCGAGCGGGTCGGCCGCCGGCTGCGGCTGGTGTGGCAGGAGGACCCCTCGAGCCGCCCCGTCTCCGGCGCGCACGGGGGGCACCCCGGCGACGTCGTGTCGCTCGCGGACACCGGCCCGCTGCTGCTCGCCAGCGAGACCTCGATGGACCGGCTCAACGCGTGGGTCGCCGAGGGCGCGGACGTCCCCGACCCGGCCGACCTCGACCCCGAGGACCTCAGCGACACGAGCGCCGCGCCGACCCTCGAGCCGCTCGACATCCTGCGCTTCCGGCCCAACGTCGTCGTCGACGGCGACGAGCCCTTCGCCGAGGACGGCTGGCCGACCGTGCGCATCGGGGACGTCGACTTCCGCACGACCGAGCTGTGCGACCGGTGCGTCATGACGACCATCGACCCGGTCACCCTCGCCGGTGGCAAGGAGCCCATCCGCACCCTGGCCCGGCACCGCCGCTGGGACGGCCGGACCTGGTTCGGCACCCGCCTCCTCCCGCTGACCACCGGCACCCTGCACGTCGGCGACGCCGTCGTCCCCGGCCGCTGA